The Lolium rigidum isolate FL_2022 chromosome 1, APGP_CSIRO_Lrig_0.1, whole genome shotgun sequence region TAAAATACACTAATATTTATCACATATCAAATTTAAACCAACTAGTAGTTCAGATAATGTCAGCGAAAATTCTCAGTGTCATACTTAGTTCTTCAGTTATTCGATAAAGTATCTCCCACTCCCACATCACAACCTTTCACAAGCAAGCTGGACACTACAGCCATCGGCATCGGCGTGGACATGCTTGTGGGCGTCCATATCGCGTGGACACTGAGAGAGGTCCATAGCAAAGCCCGAGCAGCAGGCTCGCAGCCAGATCACCCGCACGCCAACTTCGAAGAACACCCTCTCGGCCTCATCCGTGGCGCTCGCCTGCTGAGCTCCCACAAATCAACCTCACTAGGAAGATATAGCTCGGACAGGGTGCAGCTGATCCGGCGCAGCAATCGCTTGCAGCACAACTGCAACTAACCCACAGTTGGTGCCATATCGTCTTTAATGGCCTTTAGCCTGCGATGCCCCCGCTGGTACTCCTTCCCTGCCCCTCTTTCCTGGACACGGCGAGCTCGGCCACGGCAGGGCAGCCCTAAACCCTCTCCACTGTAACCCGTGCTGCGCCATCGCACACGTTATCGCAGTCAGCGGAACACATGCCACGGCCAGGAGCACCACACAGCCTGTCGGCAGATTGGTGGCTGCAGGAATGCATGTGAAACGTTGAAGTATACAGTGTTATGTCCACTCCATAAAATACAATGTGTAACACACAGCAGAGATGTGTGGACAACATTACCAAATTGCAGATGATAGATGCCGTTAAGAACCAGTTTTCTAAGAAATATCTTATTTGTGCTAGGAACAAGAGCAATCTGGTCACATGAGTGTATTAAGCGACCCACCCTTCTGCTGCGACCAGATTGCCTCAGTTCTCGAGTCAATTTTTTAAAATCCACAGCCATCCATATGCAGGAATTGACAGTTATTGATGTGGATATCAGGTACATAGTTATATAATCGTGGTCATAATTTTATCACAGAACTGGTTATCTTATGCAAGAGTTGAGGTATCAGAATTTACCGTAATTCCTAAGGGTCTTTTTCTTTGTTGCTAAGATATGGTTCTATGTTTTTTCTTGATGCAAATGAATTCAATATAAAGCATTGATGTAAGCCATCTAGAAATGTTAGGTGGAAGAAATGGGTGGGACAATAATAGACATCAATATTTGAGCCATCTGAAATCAAATTGCATCCTAACAAACAAGAGATGCAGTGGCAGAGCATGACTAAGAGAAAGGGGATATACATCTGCCACTAAGACAATCTTCTGTCGTAACACAATTAAACTGGAGATAAGAATACTATAATCAACAGGTAAAACACATGAAGGCAAAAAAAAGAAGACTAAAGAAAGACTAAAGGGATGTGCCTATAGTGAAATCACCAACTTACCTTTTCACATAAATCCAGGATCCATGCATCACTGTAGGGATAACAACATCTCTGACTCCGTGAGTTTCCCGCCCAGTATGTTAACCACATATGACAACCCACCTACCCGCATATTGGTGGTGCACCATCAGCGAAATCCTTCAAGAAGAGGAGGCTACGAAAAAAGAACATTTGCATCTCTCTGACAATGCCAACATCGTGAAGTACCATACCGTCCAAGTAGAAGCGACAATGCCACACCATCTCCTCAAATAATTTTCTGAAGTGATCAACCGCATGCTTTCAATAATCAATATATCCACTAACAGAATGAGTAATAGCACCAAGAGAAGACATAACAAACTCAAGCAGCTGAGTAAATGGAACTACTTTTGTATATGTATCATACAGCTTGTCAAGTGTTGTACAAAATGCATACCATAAGATGAGGTGGCTGAGAAAAACTATGCATATCAGCAACGTGCGATGAAGTAACACTGCATAGTAGCAATCTGACGAGATCTGAAGCCAAGAATTGTGCTCTAATATTCTTCTTTTCTTATGCCAGGACCATTGTGCCAACTAAAAACAAATCAAAACATTGCATTCCTCGAATTGCAGATAATCTCTATCAATGAGTGAGGGTTGCTGGGCTAGTCATGACTATTTGTTCGACTACTCCATAAGTCAAGACTTAACTCCCAACCTGACTCCCCTCTGAATAGAAACAAGTTATGAATTCTAAATTCCTACTCCTAGTCCACATCTGATGTGCTTTGTACTCCCTACATAGCATAATTCTTGTTGCAGATTCAGATGTATCTATTcacaaaatatgtctagatacatcaaaaTTTGCAACAGGAGTTATGGAATGGGGGGAGTACTGAATTCTGGATTTCTGACATGCAAATATGTTCCTCGGTCATACTTCAGGACAACATACGTTATGCTAAGGAGGTTACATCTTACATGACCAGCTAGTGGCTACAAGTCAATGAGTCAGTACCCCCAAAACTGGAATAGAATTACTATCCGCACAACACTGGATGTGTGCACTTGATAGGAGCATGTTTCATTATTCTTTCTACATCTAGATAGAATTAGGAACTGATTGTCAAGTTTTTTGTTTGCCAAAATCAACTGATGTCTTGATTCTTAAATAAGTTTATGCACCCTATCATTCTTTGCAAAATTCTGTTCAGCAGTGTGCTAACAGTGCAGAACTATTGATATCCTAGCTATTCTGAATGTGTTCATAAATTCCACAATTAGCAAACCTGTAAATTCAGCACATTAGTGTAACCAAAATGCCAAATGAATAGTGAGAAATACAACGCGCACACGCTCATAACTGAACATGTCTTATGTTGTATTTATGGAAATAAAAGATAAAGGTAAAAGAAGCAAAGCGAAGCGAATTAAGCAAACTTTCACCATTTCCAAGGTTAAGTTGACAGCAGATGTACTGAAGCATGCAAAGGAGTAACTAGAGTGCGATGCCAGTGTCATGCTTATGTTAACATGGCTACTAAACGGTGTACTGCTCACTGTGTTTGTTAGCACCATAATTCATGGACAACAGCTATACATCAAAACACGCGCAATGCACATTTATACTGTTATTAGATGATAGATGAAATGGAAcaattaagttgcaacaacgaaAACCATAGAAACCATTTGATTGACCTTGAGAGACCACTTAGGTGTGTACATAAATCgcatctttattcaaacaaatcGTTAGATGAAACTGTGTAGCCAGAGATACAGTGGATGTTGCATCAAAGAACACTAGGAACACTTAGATTTACCTTGAGAGGTACCCAATGATATACTTGCTAACAGTTTGAACTATTACATATTTCACAAACCATTTGTAGGAACATATTGCTTCTCTGAGAGTGAACAATGGAAAGCTCCACACAGCAATCCAGCATAGATAAGAACAACAACTAAAACAACAATGCCATAACTTGTGGGAGAAGAGGCATGGTAGTAAACAGATCACAGAGTCAGGTACAAGAGGTTAACCTCCATGCCATTGGCACCTCTTTGACAACAATTTAGTTCCTTCCAAGGGGGAGTGACCGGCACGAGTAGGTCTCCTTGAAATCGGACTTGTTGGAGGAAGTGAAAATTGATGCATACACCTTCTTGTTTGCATAAGCCGGCGCATGATCGGCAGCCTTATACCGCTTTGCTGGGGCAGCGTCCCCTTTCTTCCCGTTCTCCAACTTCTCAGTGTCTGCtatagcagcaggagcagcatgcTTACTCCCACTGAGCCCATTGGCCAGCTTCTTATCCTTCTTGTCCTTCAActtccctctctcctcctccatcctctgcctcaacgccgccacctcctcctcagTCCCGTTGATGGGCAGCTTGTCGGCCTCCTCGAACTCCTTATGGCACACCAAACACCCGGGCGTCTTCACCTCCTTGAGAGCCTTGACGCTGAGCACGTGGCCGCATCCTCGGAGCGCAAGGAACTGGGACTTGCCGTTGAACTCGAACCCGGTGACGGGGCACTGGAAACGGACCTCCTCGTCGGCCGCGCCGGGCTTGGGGTGCAGGTGGATGGGGATCATGTCCTTGAGGCCGCGGATGTGCGCGAGCGCCTTGGGCAGGCGCTTGTGGAGGAGCGCCTCGACGAGGGGCTCCTTGTTGAAGAGGTTGCCGAGGCGATCGACGACGgcgggcgcggccaggggctcccCGGAGAGCGCGCAGCAGGTGAAGCGGGAGAGGCGGGCCTCGTTGGGGTCGGCCTTGTCGGGCTTCTTGGCGAGGTACATGGAGAGGTAGCAGTCGCGCGACTCGGCGCAGGtcgagccgccgtcgccgcccccgccgcggagcgcgcggaggcggagctggaggGAGGCGGAGGGCGGGAGGGCGGCGACGGGGGCGGATGGGGAGAACGGGCGGCCATCGGAGGTGAggtagaaggaggaggaggggagggggagggagcggaggaggtgGGAGACCGGCAGGTCGGAGGCGACGGTGAGGTACCGCGGCGGGAGGGCCAGGTCGTCGAGGCGGAGGACCACGGATCTGGTGGCGGGCGCCATGgcggggctagggttagggtttcgactgGATTGATTCGGGAGGAGAGCTAACGGAGACGACGGGAGATCTGGAGGCTTGGTCGGAGTCGTACGGGAAAGCTAGACGCGGAGGGAGATCCAAACACGTCAAGTCTGACGTCTGCACCGACGTCGAGCGGCGGCACGCTGGGTGGGCTGGGCCAAACCTCGATAACAGGCCGGCACCGCCCGGTACTGGAACGGCCCCGGTTCACGTAGGCGGCCCGTGAACTGGTGGGCTGTGCTGTGCTGGCCCATTTTCCCGCCGTCGACCACGGCACTGCACCGAAGCGAGCCGGGCTGGCATGTCGGCCCGTTGACTCGCGGAGCCCAAAAAGGCCTgcgtttcctgttttctgtttcCAACGTTGAAACTGTCCCAAAAAAATTGGAAAAGGTTCAGAAAACAGTAATATGAGGCAAGATTTCATATGGGACAAAAAAGAATTATTAGAAAACAGTAATATGAGTTCTCATTAGAAAACCTTACATTCTGAGATAAGAAAAAAGATTATAACCGCTTTAAAGATCTAAACTATATTGCCGCTTCTTCATGTCATGCCTCATAAAGCGGTCGTGCCCTCGTACCCGATGCAGACTGAATTGTTGTTGGCATCTATTCCACAAGGCTCTACACCTGTTGACACCATCGTTCTCATATTCATGCTTGGTGTAGTGCTTCCAAATGGAGGAacctcttcttcgtctagcttcAATTTCAAATAATCTTTTAGCACCTTCTTCGTCCTGATCGCTTACCCTAAAAAAAAGCGCAGCACTCCCGATCGCGCACTCCCGCTCTCCCAATCGCGTGCCTCACGGGCCGTGGCCTTAACGGGCCGTACCGAGCTGGCCCGCGTGCCCGATGCAGCGGCCAAGCACGGCACCGATCATCGGTGACCGATGTGCGATGGT contains the following coding sequences:
- the LOC124685158 gene encoding replication termination factor 2, with the translated sequence MAPATRSVVLRLDDLALPPRYLTVASDLPVSHLLRSLPLPSSSFYLTSDGRPFSPSAPVAALPPSASLQLRLRALRGGGGDGGSTCAESRDCYLSMYLAKKPDKADPNEARLSRFTCCALSGEPLAAPAVVDRLGNLFNKEPLVEALLHKRLPKALAHIRGLKDMIPIHLHPKPGAADEEVRFQCPVTGFEFNGKSQFLALRGCGHVLSVKALKEVKTPGCLVCHKEFEEADKLPINGTEEEVAALRQRMEEERGKLKDKKDKKLANGLSGSKHAAPAAIADTEKLENGKKGDAAPAKRYKAADHAPAYANKKVYASIFTSSNKSDFKETYSCRSLPLGRN